The nucleotide sequence GGTGCGGTTGACGCGACGGGACCAGCGGTTGACGACGCGCATCAGCCGGCCGTCCTCGCGCGCCTCCGCCCCGAACGACTTCACCACCGCGTTGCAGCTCAGCGCATCCGCCAGCGTCCCGCCAACTTTGGTGTCCCAGGCATTGGAGATCCGCGCGGCCGGTGCGATGTAGCGGGTCGAGAACACCACCGTCATCGCCGTGTACAGCACGGCCCCGACGGCGATCACCCCGCCCAGCGCGCCCCAATGCAGGCCGAGCAGCACCATCGAGCCGAGCAGCACCGACAGCGACGGCAGCAGCGCCAGCAGGATGGTGTCGTTGTAGAGATCGAGCGCCCACATGCCCCGGGTGATCTTGCGCACCGTCGAGCCGGCGAAGCTGTTGGCGTGCCAGTCGGTGGAGAAGCGCTGCACGCGCACGAAGGCCTCGCGCGCCACGTCCGACATGATGCGGAGCGTGAACGGCACGATCAGTTGCAGCCCGGACAATCGCAGCACGATCGAAGCGAAGCCGAGCGCGACGATGGCGGCGAACGACACCAGCGCCGAGTGTCGTGCATCGGCATTGGCCGGGCCGAGCGTCAGCGCGTCGACCAGTTTGCCGGAGAATAGCGGCATGAACAGATCGGCGGCGGTGGCGCCGAGCAGGCACACGGCGATGCCGAGCGTCATGCGCGGCTGCTTCAGCCAGTGGCGGGTGACGAACGGAATCACGACGCGGATCGCGGCGGGACGCTTGTCGGCCTTCAGGCCGGAGACGTTGAGGGTCATGGCATCATCCGGCCGCGCTCGCGGGCGCAGGACCGGCTCCAAATGAGGCAGACACGACGACGCGCGCGGTCTGCGAATGAAGTATCAGGCGTTGGGAAGTGAAGTGGTGGCGCTCAATGCGAGCGACGGACTACCAGGACCGGCATCGACCGCGCGGATGTCGAGAGAACAGCGGTCGAAAGCGCGAGCATCGACCGGGTGCATGCGGTCTGCAGATGCGATGTGGTCATGCAGATCTCCCCGGTTCGAGCGGCAATTCGTGTTCCATACCATCGACGGTACGATTTGGCAACCCGCGGTCGTCGCGCGGGCTTCTCACGTCAATGTGCGTCGCCGCCGCCGGCCATCGGCGAGCTCGGCTTGTTGAGCAGCAGCACCATGAAGCTGAGCGCGATGTAGAAGCAGGTCAGCATGAAGAACGCATCGCCATAGCCCATCACCACGGCCTGGCGGTGCACGATCTGCGACAGCTGCTTCATCGCCATCAGCGCCGAGTCGCCCATGCCCTGCAGCTTCTGCTGCAGCATGTTGAGCGTTTCGACGGCAGTCGCGTTGCCCCAGTTCACGCGCTCGTGCAGGCGCGAGATGTGCAGGTCGGTGCGATCGTTCAGCACCTGGTTGATGATCGCGAGCCCGACGGCGCCGCCGAGATTGCGCATCAGGTTGAACAAGCCCGACGCGTTCTTGACGCGGTCGGGCGCGAGCGTGCCGAGCGCAATGTTGTTGGTCGGCACCATCGCGCACATCATGCCGACGCCGCGCATCACCTGCGGCAGGAACAGCTCCCAGAAGTCGTAGTCGCGGGTGATGCCGGTCATCTGATAGGAGCCGATCGCGAAGATGATCAGGCCGAAGGCGATGATCAGCCGCATGTCGATCTTCACCATCAGGCGGCCGACCACCGGCGCCATCAGGAACATGACAACGCCTGAGACGAACATCGTCTCGCCGATCATCAGCGCGCTGTAGCCGCGGACTTCGGCGAGGTAGCGCGGATAGATGTAGGTCAGGCCGTAGAGGCCGATGCCGATGCAGAATTGCAGGAGGCAGCCGACCGCGAAATTGCGGTTGCCGAAGGCGTAGAGATCGACGATCGGCTCGTCCGCCGTCAGCACGCGCCAGAAGAATCCGATCGCGGACACCGCGCACACTGCGGCGAAGATCGCCACCGAGGTGTCCTGCAGCCACTCATATTGCGGCCCCTCCTCCAGCACATATTCGAGCGAGCCGAGGAAGCCGGCCATGAACAACAGGCCCCACCAGTCGAAGCGCTCGAGCAGCTCGAAATGCGGCTCGTCGAAATCGACCAGCGCCAGCACGCCGATGGTGATCAGGATGCCCGGCGGGATGTTGACGAAAAACAGCCAGTGCCACGACATCGCGTCGGTGATGTAGCCGCCGACGGTCGGGCCCACGGTCGGCGCGAGCGTCGCGACGAGACCAATGATGGGACCGACGATGTGGAATTTGGAGCGCGGAAACACCGTGTAGGCCGAGGCGAACACGGTCGGGATCATGCCGGCGCCGAGGAAGCCCTGCAGTGCGCGCCACAGGATCATCTGCTCGATGGATGAAGCGAAGCCGCACAGGAAGCTTGAGATGGTGAAGCCGGCGGCCGAGATCGCGAACAGCAGCCGCGTGCCGAGAGCGCGCGACAGGAAGCCGGACAGCGGGATCGCGATCACCTCGGCGATCAGATAGGCAGTCTGCACCCAGGACACTTCGCTGGAGCTCGCCGACAGGCCGGCCTGGATCTCGGTCAGCGACGCCGACACGATCTGGATGTCCAGGATCGACATGAACATGCCGAACACCATGATCAGGAACGCGATCAGCCGCCGCGGCGCAATGCGATCCGACGGCGCCGCCGGCGCGCTCACGGTGGGATTGGCTGTGGTGGCGGTGGCCATGGTGTTGTTCTCTGTCGAGAGAAGCACGACTGCCGCGGCACCGTCGGTCTACTCCCCTCCCCCTTGCGGGGAGGGGTCGGGGGTGGGGGTCCCCGGCGGCAGTGTCGCCCGGAGACCCCCCACCCCAACCCTCCCCCGCAAGGGGGG is from Bradyrhizobium sp. ORS 285 and encodes:
- a CDS encoding DHA2 family efflux MFS transporter permease subunit encodes the protein MATATTANPTVSAPAAPSDRIAPRRLIAFLIMVFGMFMSILDIQIVSASLTEIQAGLSASSSEVSWVQTAYLIAEVIAIPLSGFLSRALGTRLLFAISAAGFTISSFLCGFASSIEQMILWRALQGFLGAGMIPTVFASAYTVFPRSKFHIVGPIIGLVATLAPTVGPTVGGYITDAMSWHWLFFVNIPPGILITIGVLALVDFDEPHFELLERFDWWGLLFMAGFLGSLEYVLEEGPQYEWLQDTSVAIFAAVCAVSAIGFFWRVLTADEPIVDLYAFGNRNFAVGCLLQFCIGIGLYGLTYIYPRYLAEVRGYSALMIGETMFVSGVVMFLMAPVVGRLMVKIDMRLIIAFGLIIFAIGSYQMTGITRDYDFWELFLPQVMRGVGMMCAMVPTNNIALGTLAPDRVKNASGLFNLMRNLGGAVGLAIINQVLNDRTDLHISRLHERVNWGNATAVETLNMLQQKLQGMGDSALMAMKQLSQIVHRQAVVMGYGDAFFMLTCFYIALSFMVLLLNKPSSPMAGGGDAH